A genomic window from Prosthecobacter debontii includes:
- a CDS encoding type II toxin-antitoxin system VapC family toxin, with product MSWQYGELYRELARTGHLIGTNDLWIAATALVHDYGVVTNDMNEFSRVPGLQVIGY from the coding sequence ATCTCATGGCAATACGGTGAGCTCTATCGAGAACTCGCGCGCACAGGTCACTTGATTGGCACGAATGACTTGTGGATTGCCGCCACCGCGCTCGTTCATGACTATGGCGTTGTGACCAACGACATGAACGAGTTTTCCCGCGTTCCGGGACTTCAAGTGATCGGATACTGA
- a CDS encoding glutamine--tRNA ligase/YqeY domain fusion protein, whose product MSDTPAAPASLDFIREMIAADVAAQRNDGWVITRFPPEPNGYLHIGHAKSICLNFGLSVENAPKAKCHLRFDDTNPTKEEVEYVDSIQEDVKWLGFDWGDNLFYASDYFEKLYGFAVQLIEKGLAYVDDQNAEEMRANRGTLTTPGTNSPYRDRSVAENLDLFARMRAGEFKEGEKIVRAKIDMASPNMNMRDPAIYRIMHAHHHRTGDAWCIYPMYDFAHPLSDALEGITHSLCTLEFEHHRPLYEWLINNVSGLPGQPYQREFARLNLTYTVMSKRKLLRLVKEGFVNGWDDPRMPTISGIRRRGYTPAAVRSFCKTIGLTKYPSLTELNLLEHSVREDLNKHAQRVYAVLRPIKVVITNYPEGQVEHVELVNNPENEADGTRKVPLSRELYIDADDFMENPIPGFHRLIPGGEVRLKYAFCIICQEVIKDETGNIVELRCTYDDATRHGVKPVGRPKVKGTIHWVSAAQALDVEVRLYDKLFTVEQPDGEEGDFTQFLNPQSLEVVTAKIEPSVAEAKPGAHYQFERVGYFYSDPKDTQPGKPVFNRTVALKDGFVKK is encoded by the coding sequence ATGTCAGATACCCCAGCCGCTCCAGCCTCCCTTGATTTCATCCGCGAAATGATCGCTGCCGATGTGGCTGCGCAACGCAACGACGGCTGGGTGATCACCCGCTTCCCACCGGAGCCGAACGGTTACCTGCACATCGGTCATGCCAAGAGCATTTGTCTGAATTTTGGCCTGAGCGTGGAAAACGCGCCCAAGGCGAAGTGCCATCTCCGCTTTGACGATACCAACCCCACCAAAGAAGAGGTGGAGTATGTGGATAGCATCCAGGAGGACGTGAAGTGGTTGGGCTTTGACTGGGGCGACAATCTTTTTTACGCCAGTGATTACTTCGAGAAGCTCTATGGCTTTGCCGTGCAGTTGATCGAAAAAGGTCTCGCCTATGTGGATGATCAGAATGCCGAAGAGATGCGAGCCAATCGTGGCACACTGACCACTCCCGGCACGAACAGTCCGTATCGTGACCGCAGTGTGGCCGAGAACTTGGATCTGTTTGCGCGCATGCGTGCCGGTGAATTCAAAGAGGGCGAGAAGATCGTGCGGGCCAAGATCGATATGGCCTCGCCGAACATGAACATGCGTGACCCGGCGATCTACCGCATCATGCACGCGCATCATCACCGCACAGGAGACGCGTGGTGCATTTATCCGATGTATGACTTTGCGCATCCTCTGAGCGATGCGCTGGAGGGGATCACACACAGCCTTTGCACCCTGGAGTTTGAGCATCACCGCCCTCTCTATGAGTGGCTCATTAACAATGTGTCTGGCCTGCCGGGGCAACCTTATCAGCGCGAGTTTGCTCGCCTGAATCTGACCTACACCGTGATGAGCAAGCGCAAGCTGCTGCGTCTGGTGAAGGAAGGTTTTGTCAATGGCTGGGATGATCCACGCATGCCCACCATCAGCGGCATCCGCCGCCGTGGTTATACCCCGGCAGCCGTGCGGAGCTTCTGCAAAACGATTGGCCTCACCAAGTATCCATCTCTCACCGAACTGAACCTGCTGGAGCACAGCGTGCGTGAAGACCTGAACAAACATGCTCAGCGTGTGTATGCCGTGCTGCGCCCGATCAAGGTGGTCATCACCAACTATCCTGAAGGTCAAGTCGAGCATGTGGAGTTGGTGAACAACCCGGAGAACGAGGCTGACGGCACCCGTAAGGTCCCCCTGAGCCGTGAACTCTACATCGATGCGGATGACTTCATGGAGAACCCCATCCCTGGGTTCCATCGCTTGATTCCAGGGGGAGAGGTTCGTCTGAAGTATGCCTTCTGCATCATCTGCCAGGAAGTGATCAAGGATGAGACCGGGAACATCGTGGAACTGCGCTGCACGTATGATGATGCCACGCGTCATGGGGTGAAACCTGTGGGCCGTCCGAAGGTGAAAGGCACCATTCACTGGGTCAGTGCGGCTCAGGCTCTCGATGTGGAAGTGCGTCTTTACGATAAACTGTTCACCGTCGAGCAACCGGATGGTGAGGAGGGCGACTTTACACAGTTCTTGAATCCGCAATCTCTCGAGGTCGTGACGGCGAAGATCGAACCTTCCGTGGCTGAGGCCAAACCAGGCGCGCACTATCAGTTTGAACGCGTGGGTTACTTTTACAGCGACCCCAAAGACACGCAGCCAGGGAAGCCTGTGTTTAACCGCACCGTCGCTCTGAAAGATGGCTTTGTGAAGAAGTAG
- the hrpB gene encoding ATP-dependent helicase HrpB codes for MSSALPIFEIRNAVLSCLHDPKVPNMLIKAPTGSGKSTQVPQFVLDSGILKEGQRCIVLQPRRIAARMLAQRVAKERQGRLGGEVGYQVRFDNVTSRETRLVYVTEGVMLRLLMDDPELAKVGCIVIDEFHERHLDGDLVLAWARALQKERRPDLKIIVMSATLTPGPLTQFMDPVELLESQGRTYPVEVRYQAPTRNMRTNEVEPVWDQAARACETLAQELGTSGDILVFMPGAYEIRKTMTALQGRSFAKGRRIVALHGELSPQDQDAAVTPGEQPKIIVSTNVAETSLTIEGVRAVVDAGLARIASYDPRRGINTLTVQKISRASAEQRAGRAGRLGPGIALRLWAEREHLHRAESESPEIQRLELGEALLALHVASDKAKLAIEWFEPPAEAALKRAETMLHDLGAIAHGRLTPTGQKMAAFPTHPRFARMLLAASDNGCVREAALCAALAQGRDILLVGKNQASHKNEDFWEPGDLSEFQALLRAFIRAEAMNFDPQACAPLNVHAMAAREAARSYDQFLRLAQRAGLILNDEVATAESLAKTLLAAFSDHLGVETSSGSRIYRLAGGYSGNLAKDAHIKAPRLLVAAEITEVQGKALTVQLNQVTKVEEEWLRELFPDDFTSGHRAQYDAVNRRVMNLEEVRFRSLVLSSREKGEPDESTAATLLADEVIAGRLTLTLWNERVEQWITRVNCLAKWMPDLEIPAITEEDRRIIIEQVCHGATAYRQLKDKDVFPALHQWLSHAQRDLLERYAPERLNLKNGKTARIVYDEKQPPSVSVVLQQMYDVNENPKVAGGRITVTVHLLSPAQRPIQTTGDIGRFWKEGYPAVRAQLRGRYPKHEWR; via the coding sequence ATGTCATCTGCCCTGCCTATTTTTGAAATCCGCAATGCGGTGCTTTCATGCCTTCACGACCCGAAGGTGCCAAACATGCTGATCAAGGCACCGACAGGGTCGGGTAAATCCACTCAGGTGCCGCAATTTGTGTTGGATTCAGGCATTCTCAAAGAAGGGCAGAGGTGCATTGTCTTGCAGCCACGCCGCATTGCCGCTCGCATGCTGGCGCAACGGGTGGCTAAAGAACGCCAAGGCCGCTTGGGCGGCGAGGTGGGGTATCAGGTGCGCTTCGACAATGTAACCTCGCGCGAGACCCGGCTGGTCTATGTGACTGAAGGGGTGATGCTACGGCTGCTGATGGATGATCCAGAGCTGGCGAAAGTGGGCTGCATCGTGATCGATGAATTTCACGAGCGTCACCTGGATGGGGATTTGGTCCTGGCTTGGGCACGGGCTTTGCAGAAAGAGCGGCGGCCTGATCTCAAGATCATCGTCATGTCCGCGACGCTGACTCCCGGGCCGCTCACGCAGTTCATGGACCCGGTGGAGTTGCTCGAATCTCAAGGGCGCACCTACCCTGTCGAGGTGCGATATCAGGCACCGACGAGAAACATGCGCACGAATGAAGTGGAGCCTGTCTGGGATCAAGCTGCGCGCGCCTGTGAGACCCTAGCTCAGGAGTTAGGCACCAGTGGAGATATCCTGGTCTTCATGCCCGGGGCCTATGAAATCCGCAAGACCATGACGGCGCTGCAAGGCCGTAGCTTTGCCAAAGGACGACGCATCGTGGCTCTGCATGGCGAGCTTTCCCCTCAAGATCAAGATGCGGCGGTGACTCCCGGTGAGCAGCCCAAGATCATCGTCAGCACCAATGTGGCTGAAACATCGCTCACCATCGAAGGCGTGCGAGCGGTGGTGGATGCCGGACTGGCCCGTATCGCCAGCTATGATCCGCGTCGTGGCATCAATACTCTGACCGTGCAGAAAATCAGTCGTGCCAGTGCCGAGCAGCGGGCTGGACGTGCTGGACGCCTCGGACCAGGTATCGCCCTGCGCCTGTGGGCCGAGCGTGAGCATCTACATCGCGCTGAAAGTGAGTCGCCAGAGATTCAGCGGCTGGAGTTAGGCGAGGCCCTGCTGGCCCTTCATGTGGCCTCAGATAAGGCCAAGCTTGCGATCGAGTGGTTTGAGCCGCCTGCGGAAGCGGCGCTGAAGCGTGCCGAAACCATGCTGCATGATCTGGGGGCGATTGCGCATGGGCGTTTGACCCCGACGGGCCAAAAGATGGCCGCTTTCCCCACGCACCCTCGATTTGCCCGCATGCTGTTGGCAGCATCTGACAATGGGTGTGTGCGTGAGGCAGCGCTCTGTGCCGCCTTGGCCCAGGGACGAGACATCCTGCTGGTGGGGAAGAACCAAGCCTCGCACAAGAACGAAGACTTCTGGGAGCCGGGGGATCTCTCCGAATTCCAAGCCCTGCTCCGAGCTTTCATCCGCGCTGAAGCGATGAACTTCGACCCTCAGGCCTGTGCTCCTCTGAACGTGCATGCCATGGCCGCACGTGAGGCGGCACGGAGTTACGATCAGTTTTTGCGTTTGGCCCAGCGGGCCGGTTTGATCCTCAATGATGAAGTGGCCACGGCCGAGTCTTTGGCGAAGACGTTGTTAGCCGCTTTCAGTGATCATCTTGGGGTGGAGACCAGTTCGGGTAGCCGCATCTATCGCTTGGCGGGTGGTTACAGCGGAAATTTAGCCAAGGATGCGCACATCAAAGCTCCCCGTCTTCTGGTGGCGGCAGAGATCACGGAGGTGCAGGGAAAGGCCCTAACCGTGCAACTGAACCAAGTCACCAAAGTCGAGGAAGAATGGTTGCGAGAGCTGTTTCCTGATGACTTCACCAGCGGGCATCGTGCGCAGTATGATGCGGTCAATCGGCGAGTGATGAACTTGGAGGAAGTGCGCTTTCGCAGCCTCGTCCTGAGCAGTCGCGAAAAAGGCGAGCCGGATGAAAGCACGGCGGCGACCTTGCTCGCGGATGAAGTCATTGCGGGCCGACTGACACTCACACTCTGGAATGAGCGCGTGGAGCAGTGGATTACTCGCGTCAATTGCCTCGCCAAATGGATGCCGGATCTGGAAATTCCCGCCATCACGGAGGAAGATCGCCGCATCATCATCGAGCAGGTTTGTCACGGTGCGACGGCGTATCGTCAGCTCAAAGACAAGGACGTTTTCCCGGCTCTACACCAGTGGCTCAGCCATGCGCAGCGCGACCTTCTGGAGCGCTATGCCCCGGAGCGCCTGAACCTGAAGAACGGTAAAACGGCGAGGATCGTCTATGACGAGAAACAACCGCCCAGCGTTAGTGTGGTGCTCCAGCAGATGTATGATGTGAATGAAAATCCCAAGGTGGCCGGTGGGCGCATCACCGTGACGGTGCACCTGCTCTCGCCCGCGCAACGACCGATTCAGACCACGGGGGATATCGGACGCTTCTGGAAAGAAGGTTACCCAGCGGTGCGGGCCCAATTGCGCGGACGCTATCCAAAGCACGAATGGCGCTAA
- a CDS encoding Ppx/GppA phosphatase family protein, which translates to MSDQPATPSPEQAIIYVGAASLSLIIGSRNESGDFTLLEHLDKPLPIARDIFRTGTITRSTVEQAAGILRGYLLTVREYGLPLANVRLYNTNILSEAGNHEIFLNRLQVSTGLTARLIDDGDMTRLVYQIGLRMLKKNAELRVGHTFISHIGPGNTRALYFKDGRLAAYSNYRLGIFRAREAVAGIDGEATQHLSHLEEHIRGVVDHLAQDYSGYKIDNHVAIGAEIQSVAAEVTAAKQGAFRITEEQLERFTEKLAELNPDELVKKLHVHYTGGEGIVPALQTNLALARRFGDEALWIPEGDFQRELMLDLMTASPHTANFQEEVVQAACEIGVRYKTDRKHADHVAAFAQQLFRELQHLHALEPKYELVLRVAAVLHEVGMFISPREHHKHSLYILLQTEIFGLSNSDREMVALLARYHRRYNPEPNHPTFSDLSREERMIVFKLAAILRIADALDRTHTQRIKSIHLRPEGSRLYILAPGVDDTTVEQIAINSKSDLFREIYGYDVLLTKP; encoded by the coding sequence ATGTCCGACCAACCCGCGACACCGTCCCCAGAACAAGCCATCATCTACGTTGGTGCAGCCTCGCTGTCCTTGATCATTGGCAGCCGGAATGAATCCGGTGACTTTACGCTTCTTGAGCACCTGGATAAGCCGCTACCAATCGCCCGAGACATCTTCCGCACCGGCACCATCACCCGCTCAACGGTGGAACAAGCGGCGGGAATTCTGAGAGGTTACCTGCTGACCGTGCGAGAATACGGCCTACCGCTGGCGAATGTTCGGCTCTACAACACGAATATTCTCTCGGAAGCAGGCAACCATGAGATTTTCCTCAACCGCCTCCAGGTCAGCACGGGCCTCACCGCTCGCTTGATCGATGACGGCGATATGACGCGCCTCGTCTATCAGATCGGGCTGCGGATGCTCAAAAAGAATGCCGAACTCCGGGTGGGGCACACCTTCATCTCCCACATCGGTCCAGGGAATACCCGCGCCCTGTATTTCAAAGATGGACGCCTGGCCGCCTACAGTAACTACCGCCTGGGCATCTTCCGCGCTCGTGAAGCTGTGGCAGGCATCGACGGTGAAGCCACCCAACATCTGAGCCATCTGGAGGAGCACATTCGAGGTGTCGTCGATCACCTCGCGCAAGATTACTCCGGCTACAAGATCGATAACCATGTGGCCATCGGTGCGGAGATTCAGAGCGTGGCGGCCGAGGTGACGGCGGCTAAACAAGGTGCCTTTCGGATCACCGAAGAGCAGCTGGAACGATTCACTGAAAAGCTGGCGGAACTGAATCCCGATGAATTGGTGAAGAAGCTGCACGTCCACTACACCGGTGGCGAAGGCATCGTCCCTGCTCTCCAGACCAATCTGGCGCTCGCACGCCGTTTTGGCGATGAGGCGCTGTGGATCCCGGAAGGTGACTTCCAGCGTGAACTCATGCTGGATCTCATGACCGCCAGCCCGCACACGGCTAACTTCCAAGAAGAGGTGGTCCAGGCCGCGTGTGAGATCGGCGTGCGCTACAAGACGGATCGCAAGCATGCAGACCATGTCGCCGCCTTTGCTCAGCAGCTTTTCCGGGAACTCCAGCACCTCCATGCACTGGAACCCAAATATGAATTAGTCCTGCGCGTCGCAGCCGTGCTCCACGAAGTGGGCATGTTCATCAGCCCGCGTGAGCATCACAAGCACAGCCTCTACATCCTGTTGCAGACGGAGATTTTCGGCCTCAGCAATTCCGACCGCGAGATGGTGGCGCTCCTGGCACGCTATCATCGGCGCTACAATCCGGAGCCGAATCACCCGACGTTCTCCGATCTCAGCCGTGAAGAGCGCATGATCGTCTTCAAGCTGGCCGCCATCCTACGCATCGCCGATGCCCTGGACCGCACGCATACCCAGCGGATCAAGAGCATTCATCTGCGCCCCGAAGGCAGCCGTCTTTATATCCTAGCCCCAGGCGTGGATGACACGACCGTCGAGCAGATTGCCATCAACTCCAAGAGCGATCTGTTCCGAGAAATTTACGGCTACGACGTCCTCCTGACGAAGCCCTGA
- a CDS encoding antitoxin VapB family protein has product MSTKTITLGLDAYEKLRKAKRGGESFTEVVKRAIWPDAPLTGEALRQQYRNGGAQVSEKYLKAVEAATEHDPIPDNPWD; this is encoded by the coding sequence ATGAGCACCAAGACAATCACGCTTGGACTGGATGCCTATGAGAAACTCCGGAAAGCCAAGCGGGGCGGCGAATCCTTTACCGAAGTGGTGAAAAGGGCGATCTGGCCGGATGCTCCACTGACTGGGGAAGCCCTGAGACAGCAGTACCGAAATGGAGGCGCTCAGGTCAGCGAAAAATACCTGAAGGCCGTCGAAGCAGCCACCGAACACGATCCCATTCCAGACAATCCATGGGACTGA
- a CDS encoding tetratricopeptide repeat protein — translation MSWLSPLSGAGTKGQPEKDFRGQEMQVAALLREYPRAVSFTPLARDKEGEIRRLFMAVSPLLDRFNLPLDGLFEALQADAKKRLDAKKLTTIERARLAFFVHDYASACALALKAGDTAHQSKHRVVSEVVDALALAAYSAQEMRRFEDARRYLKVAAGETDPKVDLELWADIQASMANLAYLQNDFQFQLAVLREIHQQYSLALGPSHGKTLRYQNELAAALYDQKQDAAAEKEYQEILQRLEKQKNAPPDAILVVRKNLAKVLKSLKRDVDAEVQWRQVIAQLKDSYGGQHEKVIVARNSLAFCLNDQGRYADAEAELVSVMDLARKAYGNDAQATLTARHNLGAFYYDRGRYTEAATQYQILYENEKRVYGPDDPSTLTSYSFLGSCMNDTGKHAKAEEIFKHVLERQLATLPVDALETQATRNNLGIAYREQGKLKEAEEQYRIALSVRERVLGPDHERTLAVRNNLAVLYSSHPEMLGDARKREISELKATLAQLEAQYGRGHANTVPSRSNLASVLESLGQLPDAEKEYRDIHSILIGERGREHPETVKALMSVAINLMRQKRMNESEALFREGYGILEKVLEPEDDQMIVFRHNFVICLANNQKVMEAVQQAELVCQAIRSRPGSNAAMLASMENFIAQTRSTMRPEQNAVGSILQSLSSQGNLQVGTSIPVSGNTLPFQNQTPPEGTISRPLSVTPPTTNAVVPLPASP, via the coding sequence ATGAGTTGGCTCAGTCCGCTCTCTGGAGCAGGGACGAAAGGGCAACCTGAGAAGGACTTTCGCGGGCAGGAGATGCAGGTGGCGGCTCTCCTCAGGGAGTATCCACGAGCCGTCTCTTTCACGCCTTTGGCGAGGGATAAAGAAGGTGAGATTCGTCGATTATTCATGGCCGTAAGCCCTTTGCTTGATCGCTTTAACTTGCCTCTTGACGGACTTTTTGAGGCGCTACAGGCGGACGCAAAAAAACGTTTGGATGCCAAAAAACTCACGACCATTGAACGCGCTCGATTAGCTTTTTTTGTTCATGATTATGCGTCGGCCTGTGCGCTGGCGCTCAAGGCAGGCGATACGGCGCATCAGTCCAAGCATCGGGTGGTATCAGAGGTGGTGGATGCGCTGGCTCTGGCAGCCTATTCCGCCCAAGAAATGCGTCGCTTTGAAGATGCCCGAAGATATCTGAAAGTCGCGGCGGGAGAAACTGATCCCAAGGTGGATTTGGAACTGTGGGCCGACATCCAGGCCTCAATGGCAAATCTCGCTTATCTTCAGAATGACTTTCAGTTTCAGTTGGCCGTTCTGCGAGAAATCCACCAGCAGTATAGTTTGGCTTTAGGTCCAAGCCACGGAAAAACGCTTCGCTATCAAAACGAGTTGGCCGCTGCACTTTATGATCAGAAGCAGGACGCGGCTGCTGAAAAGGAGTATCAAGAGATCCTGCAGCGTTTAGAAAAGCAGAAGAACGCACCGCCCGATGCGATTTTGGTGGTCCGCAAGAACCTAGCTAAAGTTCTGAAATCCTTGAAACGCGATGTCGATGCGGAAGTTCAGTGGCGTCAAGTGATTGCCCAGTTGAAAGACAGTTACGGAGGGCAGCATGAAAAAGTTATCGTGGCTCGCAACTCGTTGGCCTTCTGCCTTAACGATCAAGGCCGCTACGCTGATGCTGAGGCGGAGTTGGTGTCTGTGATGGATTTAGCCCGCAAGGCTTACGGGAACGATGCGCAGGCGACATTGACAGCGCGCCATAATTTGGGCGCTTTTTATTATGATCGAGGCCGCTACACAGAGGCGGCTACTCAGTACCAAATCCTTTATGAAAACGAGAAACGTGTCTATGGGCCAGATGATCCTAGCACCCTCACGAGCTACAGTTTCTTGGGAAGCTGCATGAATGACACCGGTAAGCATGCAAAAGCGGAAGAGATTTTCAAGCACGTCTTGGAAAGGCAATTAGCCACTCTACCTGTGGATGCTCTGGAGACCCAAGCGACACGAAACAATCTGGGTATTGCGTATCGTGAACAGGGAAAGCTGAAAGAGGCGGAGGAACAGTATCGCATTGCCTTGAGCGTGCGGGAGCGGGTGCTGGGGCCAGACCATGAAAGAACTTTGGCCGTTCGAAATAACCTCGCCGTTCTCTACAGCAGCCATCCAGAAATGTTGGGCGATGCAAGAAAACGTGAGATATCAGAACTCAAGGCCACTTTGGCCCAGCTTGAGGCGCAGTACGGGCGTGGACATGCCAATACCGTTCCCAGTCGCTCAAATTTGGCTTCGGTGCTGGAATCACTCGGGCAGCTTCCTGATGCGGAAAAGGAGTACCGCGACATTCATTCGATTCTTATTGGAGAACGCGGTCGGGAGCACCCTGAAACCGTGAAAGCGTTGATGAGTGTGGCCATCAATCTGATGCGACAGAAACGAATGAATGAGTCGGAGGCTCTTTTCCGAGAAGGCTACGGCATTCTTGAAAAAGTCTTGGAACCGGAGGACGACCAAATGATTGTGTTTCGACACAATTTCGTGATTTGCTTGGCGAATAATCAGAAAGTCATGGAGGCTGTTCAGCAGGCTGAACTCGTTTGCCAAGCCATCCGTAGCCGTCCCGGCAGTAATGCAGCGATGCTTGCGTCGATGGAAAATTTCATCGCACAGACCCGGTCAACCATGCGACCGGAGCAGAATGCCGTTGGGAGTATTCTGCAATCGCTGTCCAGTCAGGGGAATCTGCAGGTAGGCACGTCAATCCCAGTCAGCGGAAACACCTTGCCTTTTCAAAATCAGACTCCTCCTGAAGGCACGATTTCTAGACCACTTTCGGTCACACCGCCGACCACGAATGCGGTGGTGCCACTCCCCGCTTCACCTTGA
- a CDS encoding ROK family protein: MAAKSTRPKKSEKKSSKKVKPATVSSLKKIPFWVGFDLGGTKMLACVLDENYQVLGTARKSTGGSDGQIKGRKKIVSVIHEAIASAGIDPAGLQGIGIGCPGLVNPQKGILINAPNLGWKNMGLTGILTTAFKKPVAVLNDVDAGTFGEYKQGAGKGARSLLGVFPGTGVGTGFVYDGKLIMGRNVSAMELGMIYVPGTHLGSSIPGAVMIEDLTSRLAIASQAGIACYRGQLPDLDKKTRGNLRDIRSKALSAAYNRQEAAALSIFGNSITYLGMGIASVVNLLAPDQITLGGGLVEEIPQLYLTRLKEEVNRFALPSLATGIKYTLAKLGGNAVAVGSVAWLRDQHG; this comes from the coding sequence ATGGCTGCTAAATCAACTCGCCCCAAGAAGTCTGAGAAGAAGTCCAGCAAGAAAGTCAAACCTGCCACGGTGAGCAGTCTGAAGAAGATTCCTTTTTGGGTGGGGTTCGATCTGGGTGGCACCAAGATGCTGGCCTGTGTGTTGGACGAAAATTATCAAGTTCTTGGCACCGCGCGTAAATCGACTGGTGGCTCCGACGGCCAAATCAAAGGTCGGAAAAAAATCGTCAGCGTGATTCATGAGGCCATCGCCTCGGCTGGCATCGATCCCGCTGGGCTTCAGGGCATTGGCATCGGTTGCCCTGGATTGGTGAATCCTCAAAAAGGCATCCTGATCAACGCCCCCAACCTCGGTTGGAAAAACATGGGGCTGACGGGCATTTTGACCACCGCTTTCAAAAAGCCCGTGGCTGTGCTCAATGATGTGGATGCAGGCACCTTTGGCGAATACAAACAGGGCGCAGGGAAAGGAGCGCGTTCGCTATTGGGCGTCTTCCCCGGCACGGGGGTCGGCACTGGTTTTGTCTATGATGGCAAGCTGATCATGGGGCGGAACGTCTCCGCCATGGAACTTGGCATGATTTATGTGCCTGGCACCCATCTGGGCAGCAGTATCCCAGGGGCCGTGATGATTGAGGATCTCACCAGCCGTCTCGCGATTGCTTCGCAAGCTGGCATCGCTTGCTATCGCGGACAGCTGCCGGATCTCGATAAAAAAACCCGCGGCAACCTTCGCGATATTCGCAGCAAGGCGCTCTCTGCCGCCTATAATCGCCAAGAAGCCGCCGCCCTTTCCATCTTTGGCAACAGCATCACCTACCTAGGAATGGGAATCGCCTCAGTGGTCAATCTTTTAGCGCCAGACCAGATCACGCTGGGTGGCGGGCTCGTCGAAGAAATCCCTCAGCTTTATCTGACCAGGCTGAAAGAAGAGGTGAACCGCTTTGCCCTGCCCTCACTTGCCACGGGCATCAAATACACGCTCGCCAAGCTTGGAGGTAACGCCGTCGCCGTAGGCAGCGTCGCCTGGTTGAGAGATCAGCATGGCTGA
- a CDS encoding helix-turn-helix transcriptional regulator, which yields MSSRYIRRNNRLDDDLDFIEDECPLPPISPSGQSVGELMSSKAKVSLRAQAFSDGWRLLVGTSSPIISENKLAGSFGIDLALNEIAEEALQRPTRQILDMITAVEKALGGAMLVTNSSHRLLGATAQAFETMAKIAGVSLKRGELLPEPMVSLIQSTLSEPPQAPAATDFKLGDTSLVAWVMPLAGKGQRLVFVQPSVLPTATPGQREALSKREEEVLECLAKGMSNDEIATALGISPNTVKNHLDRVFKKLGVNNRFAAALARVKMP from the coding sequence GTGTCATCCCGCTACATCCGCCGCAACAATCGTCTGGATGACGATCTGGATTTCATCGAGGACGAGTGTCCCCTGCCTCCCATTTCCCCAAGTGGACAATCCGTCGGGGAACTGATGTCTTCCAAAGCGAAGGTCTCCCTGCGTGCACAAGCTTTTTCGGACGGATGGCGTCTGCTCGTTGGCACTTCGTCCCCGATCATTTCGGAAAACAAACTGGCAGGCAGTTTCGGGATCGACCTCGCCCTCAATGAAATTGCGGAGGAGGCCTTGCAGCGTCCCACCCGGCAGATTTTGGACATGATCACCGCCGTCGAGAAGGCTCTGGGCGGAGCGATGCTCGTCACCAATTCATCTCATCGTTTGTTAGGGGCCACGGCGCAGGCTTTTGAGACCATGGCTAAAATCGCCGGTGTCTCTCTCAAGCGTGGCGAGCTCCTGCCGGAACCGATGGTGTCTTTGATTCAGTCCACCCTTTCGGAGCCCCCTCAGGCCCCAGCGGCCACAGACTTCAAACTTGGAGACACAAGCCTCGTAGCCTGGGTGATGCCCCTGGCAGGTAAAGGACAACGCTTGGTGTTTGTTCAGCCCAGCGTACTCCCCACGGCCACCCCAGGTCAGCGGGAAGCCCTCTCGAAGCGTGAGGAAGAGGTCCTGGAATGCCTCGCCAAGGGCATGTCGAACGATGAGATCGCCACGGCGCTGGGGATCAGCCCGAACACGGTTAAAAACCATCTGGACCGAGTCTTCAAGAAGCTGGGAGTCAATAACCGCTTCGCCGCCGCACTGGCACGCGTGAAGATGCCTTGA